In a genomic window of Arvicanthis niloticus isolate mArvNil1 chromosome 8, mArvNil1.pat.X, whole genome shotgun sequence:
- the Elovl2 gene encoding very long chain fatty acid elongase 2 isoform X1 codes for MEQLKAFDNEVNAFLDNMFGPRDSRVRGWFLLDSYLPTFILTIVYLLSIWLGNKYMKNRPALSLRGILTLYNLGITLLSAYMLVELILSSWEGGYNLQCQNLDSAGEGDIRVAKVLWWYYFSKLVEFLDTIFFVLRKKTNQITFLHVYHHASMFNIWWCVLNWIPCGQSFFGPTLNSFIHILMYSYYGLSVFPSMHKYLWWKKYLTQAQLVQFVLTITHTLSAVVKPCGFPFGCLIFQSSYMMTLVILFLNFYIQTYRKKPAKKELQEQPAGKEVKNGFPKAHFIAANGMTDKKAQ; via the exons ATTCTCGAGTTCGAGGGTGGTTCCTGCTGGACTCTTACCTTCCCACCTTCATCCTCACCATCGTGTATCTGCTCTCAATATGGCTGGGCAACAAGTACATGAAGAACAGGCCCGCTCTTTCTCTCAGGGGAATCCTCACCTTGTATAACCTCGGAATCACACTGCTTTCTGCATATATGCTGGTGGAG CTCATCCTCTCTAGCTGGGAAGGAGGCTACAACTTGCAGTGTCAGAATCTCGACAGTGCAGGAGAAGGGGATATCCGG GTAGCCAAGGTCTTGTGGTGGTACTACTTTTCTAAACTAGTGGAGTTCCTGGACacgattttctttgttcttcgaAAAAAGACCAATCAGATCACCTTTCTTCATGTATATCACCATGCCTCCATGTTTAACATCTGGTGGTGTGTTTTGAACTGGATACCTTGTGGTCAAA GCTTCTTTGGACCAACCCTGAACAGTTTCATCCACATTCTCATGTACTCCTACTATGGACTGTCTGTGTTCCCGTCCATGCACAAGTACCTCTGGTGGAAGAAGTACCTCACACAGGCTCAGCTG GTGCAGTTTGTGCTCACCATAACACACACGCTGAGTGCTGTGGTGAAGCCCTGCGGCTTCCCCTTTGGCTGTCTCATCTTCCAGTCTTCCTATATGATGACACTGGTCATCCTGTTCTTAAACTTCTATATTCAG ACATACCGAAAAAAGCCAGCAAAGAAAGAGCTACAAGAGCAACCTGCAGGGAAAGAAGTGAAGAACGGTTTCCCCAAAGCCCACTTCATTGCGGCTAATGGCATGACGGACAAGAAGGCGCAATAA
- the Elovl2 gene encoding very long chain fatty acid elongase 2 isoform X2: MFGPRDSRVRGWFLLDSYLPTFILTIVYLLSIWLGNKYMKNRPALSLRGILTLYNLGITLLSAYMLVELILSSWEGGYNLQCQNLDSAGEGDIRVAKVLWWYYFSKLVEFLDTIFFVLRKKTNQITFLHVYHHASMFNIWWCVLNWIPCGQSFFGPTLNSFIHILMYSYYGLSVFPSMHKYLWWKKYLTQAQLVQFVLTITHTLSAVVKPCGFPFGCLIFQSSYMMTLVILFLNFYIQTYRKKPAKKELQEQPAGKEVKNGFPKAHFIAANGMTDKKAQ, from the exons ATTCTCGAGTTCGAGGGTGGTTCCTGCTGGACTCTTACCTTCCCACCTTCATCCTCACCATCGTGTATCTGCTCTCAATATGGCTGGGCAACAAGTACATGAAGAACAGGCCCGCTCTTTCTCTCAGGGGAATCCTCACCTTGTATAACCTCGGAATCACACTGCTTTCTGCATATATGCTGGTGGAG CTCATCCTCTCTAGCTGGGAAGGAGGCTACAACTTGCAGTGTCAGAATCTCGACAGTGCAGGAGAAGGGGATATCCGG GTAGCCAAGGTCTTGTGGTGGTACTACTTTTCTAAACTAGTGGAGTTCCTGGACacgattttctttgttcttcgaAAAAAGACCAATCAGATCACCTTTCTTCATGTATATCACCATGCCTCCATGTTTAACATCTGGTGGTGTGTTTTGAACTGGATACCTTGTGGTCAAA GCTTCTTTGGACCAACCCTGAACAGTTTCATCCACATTCTCATGTACTCCTACTATGGACTGTCTGTGTTCCCGTCCATGCACAAGTACCTCTGGTGGAAGAAGTACCTCACACAGGCTCAGCTG GTGCAGTTTGTGCTCACCATAACACACACGCTGAGTGCTGTGGTGAAGCCCTGCGGCTTCCCCTTTGGCTGTCTCATCTTCCAGTCTTCCTATATGATGACACTGGTCATCCTGTTCTTAAACTTCTATATTCAG ACATACCGAAAAAAGCCAGCAAAGAAAGAGCTACAAGAGCAACCTGCAGGGAAAGAAGTGAAGAACGGTTTCCCCAAAGCCCACTTCATTGCGGCTAATGGCATGACGGACAAGAAGGCGCAATAA